From one bacterium genomic stretch:
- the rocD gene encoding ornithine--oxo-acid transaminase, translating into MRGDVAGGAAEARQPSERAAPHGGDAAVGERTRRALETAERWCAHNYEPLPVVLERGEGVWVWDVEGRRYFDMLSAYSALNQGHRHPRILAALYEQAERLTLTSRAFHNDQLGPFLEELCALAGYEKALPMNTGAEAVETAIKAARKWAYERKGVPAERAEIVVCEGNFHGRTTTIVGFSSEELYRRGFGPFTPGFRLVPYGDVEALANALGPNTAAFLVEPIQGEAGVVVPPEGYLRAAAELCRERGVLLVADEIQTGLGRTGRMFASQWEDVRPDVMILGKALGGGVYPVSAVLADAPVLDVFTPGTHGSTFGGNPLAAAVARASLRVIVEERLPERAHELGTWFMGELAAIRSPHVAEVRGRGLLIGVVIRRESGPARPFCEALMRRGVLAKETHEQVVRFAPPLVATREELESVLPAIREVLQGE; encoded by the coding sequence ATGCGCGGCGACGTGGCGGGCGGAGCGGCCGAGGCGCGGCAACCGTCGGAGCGGGCCGCGCCCCATGGCGGCGATGCCGCTGTTGGAGAACGGACCCGGCGAGCGCTGGAGACGGCGGAGCGGTGGTGCGCCCACAACTACGAGCCGTTGCCCGTGGTGCTGGAGAGGGGCGAAGGCGTCTGGGTCTGGGACGTCGAGGGTCGCCGCTACTTCGATATGCTCAGCGCCTATTCGGCCCTGAACCAGGGGCACCGGCACCCCCGCATCCTCGCTGCGCTGTACGAGCAGGCGGAACGGCTGACCCTGACCTCGCGGGCGTTCCACAACGACCAGCTCGGCCCGTTCCTCGAGGAACTCTGCGCCCTTGCCGGCTACGAGAAGGCGCTCCCGATGAACACGGGCGCGGAGGCGGTGGAGACGGCGATCAAGGCCGCGCGCAAGTGGGCGTACGAGCGGAAGGGCGTCCCGGCCGAGCGCGCGGAGATCGTCGTCTGCGAAGGGAACTTCCACGGCCGGACGACGACCATCGTCGGTTTTTCATCCGAAGAGCTGTACCGGCGGGGCTTCGGCCCGTTCACGCCCGGGTTCCGGCTGGTGCCTTACGGCGACGTGGAGGCGCTCGCCAACGCGCTCGGCCCGAACACCGCCGCGTTCCTCGTGGAGCCGATCCAGGGCGAGGCGGGTGTAGTGGTGCCGCCGGAGGGGTACCTGCGCGCGGCGGCCGAGCTCTGCCGCGAACGGGGCGTGCTCCTCGTCGCGGACGAGATCCAGACGGGCCTGGGTCGCACGGGCCGAATGTTCGCGTCCCAGTGGGAGGACGTCCGTCCCGATGTGATGATCCTGGGCAAGGCGCTGGGCGGCGGCGTGTACCCCGTGTCGGCGGTGCTCGCCGATGCGCCGGTCTTGGACGTCTTCACGCCGGGCACCCACGGCTCCACGTTCGGCGGGAACCCGCTGGCGGCGGCGGTCGCGCGGGCGTCGCTCCGCGTCATCGTCGAAGAACGGCTGCCGGAGCGGGCGCACGAGCTGGGGACCTGGTTCATGGGCGAGCTGGCCGCGATCCGGTCGCCGCACGTTGCAGAGGTGCGGGGGCGCGGGCTGCTCATCGGCGTGGTGATCCGGCGTGAATCCGGCCCGGCCCGGCCGTTCTGCGAGGCGCTCATGCGGCGCGGCGTCCTGGCGAAGGAGACGCACGAGCAGGTCGTCCGCTTCGCGCCGCCGCTGGTCGCGACGCGCGAAGAGCTGGAAAGCGTGCTGCCGGCGATCCGCGAGGTGCTCCAGGGCGAGTGA
- a CDS encoding enoyl-CoA hydratase gives MAKVVEDTARAARELVHYEERGGVAVLTLDDPPANTYTYEMMQQLDAAILRARMADHVSVLVLVGAGEKFFCAGANIQMLAEVSPQFKYYFCLHANETLNRLEQTPKLVIAALNGHTVGGGLEIAMAADIRIARRGAGKIGLPEVNLGVLPGTGGTQRLARLVGKARAIELMATGRTFEFDEARDLGIVHDVYDAESRDAFLEKVLEYAAQFTPPNRAAKAVGHIKRAVQTGAELPLAEALAVERELQQLLFESEDAREGLTAYVEKRKPQFKGR, from the coding sequence ATGGCCAAGGTGGTGGAGGACACGGCGCGCGCGGCGCGCGAGCTGGTGCACTACGAGGAGCGTGGCGGCGTGGCGGTGCTGACGCTCGATGACCCGCCAGCCAACACGTACACCTACGAGATGATGCAGCAGCTCGATGCGGCGATCCTGCGGGCGAGGATGGCGGACCACGTTTCGGTCCTGGTGCTGGTGGGCGCGGGCGAGAAGTTCTTCTGCGCGGGCGCCAACATCCAGATGCTCGCGGAGGTGTCGCCGCAGTTCAAGTACTACTTCTGTCTGCATGCGAACGAGACGCTGAACCGCCTGGAGCAGACGCCCAAGCTGGTGATCGCCGCGCTGAACGGGCACACGGTGGGCGGTGGTCTCGAGATCGCGATGGCTGCGGACATCCGGATCGCGCGTCGTGGTGCCGGCAAGATCGGCCTGCCCGAGGTGAACCTGGGTGTGCTGCCGGGGACGGGCGGGACGCAGCGGCTCGCCCGGCTGGTGGGCAAGGCCCGGGCGATCGAGCTCATGGCGACCGGCCGCACGTTCGAGTTCGACGAGGCGCGGGATCTCGGCATCGTTCACGACGTCTACGATGCGGAGTCGCGCGACGCCTTCCTGGAGAAAGTGCTGGAGTACGCCGCGCAGTTCACGCCGCCGAACCGGGCGGCCAAGGCGGTGGGGCACATCAAGCGGGCGGTCCAGACCGGCGCGGAGCTTCCGCTGGCCGAGGCGCTGGCCGTGGAGCGCGAGCTCCAGCAACTGTTGTTCGAGAGCGAGGACGCGCGCGAGGGGCTGACCGCTTACGTCGAGAAGCGAAAGCCGCAGTTCAAGGGTCGGTAG
- a CDS encoding peptidase: MGMRATLRRRMRGIALACLLAVWAPVLACGSSDGPDREGARRDVVYRIPVHGTIELGLAPFVERSLREAAAAGAAAAVLEIETPGGRVDAAQRIVNAVSDSEVPVYAFINRRAFSAGAMIALATRKIYMRPGSMIGAATPVTGEGEKAPEKIVSAMRSEMRALAEARGLDPRIAEAMVDEEVGVEGLVEPGKLLTLTTEEAVRVGYAVETADWETLLEDLGLASAETVVTEVNWAEGLVRFLTHPMVAPLLLSLGFLALLVELKTASFGLAGLVGVACLALFFGAHYLVGLAGWEELILLGVGFVLLGIELFVVPGLGIFGVGGVAAVLGSVFLSMVGSSATAVDLSQAAGGLSFAIVAVLVGGWLVLRSLARRGRLARSGIVLDQALESQAGYLAAPARPELVGATGVAITALRPAGVAQFGDERLDVVSEGEWIEPGTPVRIVRAEGYRHVVRPVE, from the coding sequence ATGGGCATGAGGGCCACACTCCGTCGCCGGATGCGTGGAATCGCATTGGCCTGCCTGCTGGCCGTGTGGGCTCCCGTCCTCGCGTGCGGCTCGTCCGATGGGCCGGATCGGGAGGGCGCGCGCCGGGACGTCGTGTACCGCATCCCGGTGCACGGCACGATCGAGCTGGGTCTCGCGCCGTTCGTCGAGCGGAGCCTGCGGGAGGCGGCGGCTGCGGGGGCGGCCGCGGCGGTGCTGGAGATCGAGACGCCCGGCGGCCGGGTGGATGCCGCGCAACGGATCGTCAACGCCGTGTCCGATTCCGAGGTCCCGGTCTACGCGTTCATCAACCGCCGGGCGTTCTCGGCGGGGGCGATGATCGCGCTGGCCACGCGCAAGATCTACATGCGGCCGGGCTCGATGATCGGCGCTGCGACGCCGGTGACGGGAGAGGGCGAGAAGGCGCCGGAGAAGATCGTGAGCGCGATGCGCAGCGAGATGCGGGCCCTGGCCGAGGCGCGCGGCCTGGATCCGCGCATCGCGGAAGCCATGGTGGACGAGGAGGTCGGCGTCGAAGGGCTCGTCGAGCCGGGCAAGCTGCTCACGCTGACGACGGAGGAAGCGGTCCGCGTCGGCTACGCGGTCGAGACGGCGGACTGGGAGACGCTGCTCGAGGATCTCGGGCTCGCTTCGGCCGAGACCGTCGTCACCGAGGTGAACTGGGCCGAGGGGCTGGTGCGCTTCCTGACGCACCCGATGGTCGCTCCGCTGCTGCTGTCCCTGGGCTTCCTCGCTCTCCTCGTCGAGCTGAAGACGGCGTCGTTCGGGCTGGCCGGTCTGGTGGGAGTGGCGTGCCTAGCCCTGTTCTTCGGCGCTCACTACCTGGTGGGCCTGGCGGGCTGGGAGGAGTTGATCCTGCTCGGCGTCGGCTTCGTGCTGCTCGGAATCGAATTGTTCGTGGTTCCGGGTCTCGGGATCTTCGGGGTCGGAGGGGTCGCCGCCGTGTTGGGCAGCGTTTTCCTGAGCATGGTGGGCAGCTCGGCGACCGCGGTGGACCTGAGCCAGGCGGCGGGCGGCCTGTCGTTCGCCATCGTTGCGGTTCTCGTCGGCGGCTGGCTCGTGCTGCGCTCGCTGGCCAGGAGAGGCCGGCTCGCGCGCTCCGGCATCGTGCTCGACCAGGCCCTGGAGTCCCAGGCGGGCTACCTCGCCGCGCCGGCCCGGCCCGAGCTGGTCGGCGCGACGGGCGTCGCCATCACGGCGCTGCGCCCGGCCGGCGTCGCCCAGTTCGGCGACGAGCGCCTGGACGTCGTCAGCGAGGGCGAGTGGATCGAACCGGGCACGCCCGTCCGCATCGTACGCGCGGAGGGGTACCGGCACGTCGTGCGGCCGGTGGAGTAG